A section of the Apostichopus japonicus isolate 1M-3 chromosome 1, ASM3797524v1, whole genome shotgun sequence genome encodes:
- the LOC139964184 gene encoding uncharacterized protein isoform X1: MLKGHGDKMQPLRTPTVVWNQSKLLLRKYDCFGRAGFDRGWLILGWMAMIAAVVAAHPSSAPPAEPPRLTCGNACGYDDWFDRAHCNNRNLSVVPIVDGCDAVQVLEVQGNHISRISSDCLEGYRYVTSLDASENVIAVIEPGAFAGLPEMEHLLLFQNEITALENDTFMGTIMLSSINLNQNKIVEISENVLWGLTELTSIFLSNNRISHLARNIFQGLFKLKDLSISNNKLVEIEEDLFKGLIRVSSIYLNDNRLVNIPSGLFNGLTALQSVYLSNNRLISIPAPTQLGLTSGLIVIVLQDNDITEASDIIPYMDLSESVFFGGNPFRCGCDFATVQELYFNNSLHEQPGYNQAIQVTCISGERSFPIDQPLPVEFCPENGEMKDEVPVTSTIIVPESSGIFVQTSSESYDNVTSDNSADPCICKCPCDTSDVQVSITFSDWLVIYIASIVTLHVIWQLGKKVRCLYNSSKAGVP; the protein is encoded by the exons ATGTTAAAAGGGCATGGGGACAAGATGCAACCTTTGCGGACTCCAACCGTCGTTTGGAACCAATCTAAACTGCTGCT GCGAAAATATGACTGTTTCGGGAGAGCGGGGTTCGATAGAGGATGGTTGATACTGGGATGGATGGCCATGATTGCTGCAGTTGTGGCAGCCCATCCCTCCTCTGCTCCTCCAGCGGAGCCTCCAAGATTGACATGTGGAAATGCTTGCGGCTACGATGACTGGTTTGATCGTGCTCATTGTAATAACCGGAATCTTTCCGTGGTTCCAATAGTGGATGGCTGCGATGCTGTGCAAGTTCTGGAAGTTCAGGGGAACCACATTAGTCGAATCTCTAGTGACTGTTTGGAAGGTTACAGATATGTGACCAGCCTTGACGCATCAGAAAATGTCATTGCTGTGATAGAGCCAGGAGCATTCGCAGGGTTACCTGAAATGGAACACTTGTTGCTTTTCCAAAACGAAATAACCGCACTTGAAAATGACACTTTTATGGGTACAATAATGTTATCTTCAATCAATTTGAATCAAAACAAGATCGTAGAAATCTCCGAAAATGTGTTGTGGGGTCTAACTGAATTAACATCGATTTTCTTGAGCAATAATCGTATATCGCACTTGGCACGGAATATATTTCAAGGATTGTTTAAATTAAAAGATCTGTCAATAAGTAATAATAAGTTGGTTGAAATTGAAGAAGACCTCTTCAAAGGTCTTATTAGAGTAAGTAGCATTTATCTTAATGATAATAGGCTCGTAAATATCCCGTCAGGTCTCTTTAATGGCCTTACGGCATTACAGAGTGTTTACCTATCTAATAATAGGTTAATATCGATTCCTGCCCCAACTCAGCTAGGGCTCACCTCTGGCTTAATTGTGATAGTCTTACAAGACAACGACATTACCGAAGCCTCGGATATCATTCCATATATGGATTTATCAGAAAGCGTTTTCTTTGGCGGCAATCCGTTTCGGTGTGGCTGTGATTTTGCCACAGTTCAAGAGTTATATTTCAACAACTCTTTACACGAACAACCGGGTTATAATCAAGCAATCCAAGTAACGTGCATTTCGGGAGAAAGATCTTTCCCGATTGATCAACCACTACCTGTGGAGTTTTGCCCAGAGAATGGAGAAATGAAAGATGAAGTTCCAGTTACATCAACAATTATTGTACCAGAGTCAAGTGGAATATTCGTGCAGACAAGCTCTGAGTCTTACGACAATGTGACGTCAGACAATTCTGCAGATCCTTGTATTTGTAAATGTCCATGTGACACCTCTGATGTACAGGTATCTATCACTTTCTCTGATTGGTTAGTTATATACATTGCTAGTATAGTAACACTTCACGTCATATGGCAATTAGGGAAGAAAGTAAGATGTTTATACAATTCTTCTAaggcaggggttccctaa
- the LOC139964184 gene encoding uncharacterized protein isoform X2, with amino-acid sequence MGYHNYYKATYTRKYDCFGRAGFDRGWLILGWMAMIAAVVAAHPSSAPPAEPPRLTCGNACGYDDWFDRAHCNNRNLSVVPIVDGCDAVQVLEVQGNHISRISSDCLEGYRYVTSLDASENVIAVIEPGAFAGLPEMEHLLLFQNEITALENDTFMGTIMLSSINLNQNKIVEISENVLWGLTELTSIFLSNNRISHLARNIFQGLFKLKDLSISNNKLVEIEEDLFKGLIRVSSIYLNDNRLVNIPSGLFNGLTALQSVYLSNNRLISIPAPTQLGLTSGLIVIVLQDNDITEASDIIPYMDLSESVFFGGNPFRCGCDFATVQELYFNNSLHEQPGYNQAIQVTCISGERSFPIDQPLPVEFCPENGEMKDEVPVTSTIIVPESSGIFVQTSSESYDNVTSDNSADPCICKCPCDTSDVQVSITFSDWLVIYIASIVTLHVIWQLGKKVRCLYNSSKAGVP; translated from the coding sequence GCGAAAATATGACTGTTTCGGGAGAGCGGGGTTCGATAGAGGATGGTTGATACTGGGATGGATGGCCATGATTGCTGCAGTTGTGGCAGCCCATCCCTCCTCTGCTCCTCCAGCGGAGCCTCCAAGATTGACATGTGGAAATGCTTGCGGCTACGATGACTGGTTTGATCGTGCTCATTGTAATAACCGGAATCTTTCCGTGGTTCCAATAGTGGATGGCTGCGATGCTGTGCAAGTTCTGGAAGTTCAGGGGAACCACATTAGTCGAATCTCTAGTGACTGTTTGGAAGGTTACAGATATGTGACCAGCCTTGACGCATCAGAAAATGTCATTGCTGTGATAGAGCCAGGAGCATTCGCAGGGTTACCTGAAATGGAACACTTGTTGCTTTTCCAAAACGAAATAACCGCACTTGAAAATGACACTTTTATGGGTACAATAATGTTATCTTCAATCAATTTGAATCAAAACAAGATCGTAGAAATCTCCGAAAATGTGTTGTGGGGTCTAACTGAATTAACATCGATTTTCTTGAGCAATAATCGTATATCGCACTTGGCACGGAATATATTTCAAGGATTGTTTAAATTAAAAGATCTGTCAATAAGTAATAATAAGTTGGTTGAAATTGAAGAAGACCTCTTCAAAGGTCTTATTAGAGTAAGTAGCATTTATCTTAATGATAATAGGCTCGTAAATATCCCGTCAGGTCTCTTTAATGGCCTTACGGCATTACAGAGTGTTTACCTATCTAATAATAGGTTAATATCGATTCCTGCCCCAACTCAGCTAGGGCTCACCTCTGGCTTAATTGTGATAGTCTTACAAGACAACGACATTACCGAAGCCTCGGATATCATTCCATATATGGATTTATCAGAAAGCGTTTTCTTTGGCGGCAATCCGTTTCGGTGTGGCTGTGATTTTGCCACAGTTCAAGAGTTATATTTCAACAACTCTTTACACGAACAACCGGGTTATAATCAAGCAATCCAAGTAACGTGCATTTCGGGAGAAAGATCTTTCCCGATTGATCAACCACTACCTGTGGAGTTTTGCCCAGAGAATGGAGAAATGAAAGATGAAGTTCCAGTTACATCAACAATTATTGTACCAGAGTCAAGTGGAATATTCGTGCAGACAAGCTCTGAGTCTTACGACAATGTGACGTCAGACAATTCTGCAGATCCTTGTATTTGTAAATGTCCATGTGACACCTCTGATGTACAGGTATCTATCACTTTCTCTGATTGGTTAGTTATATACATTGCTAGTATAGTAACACTTCACGTCATATGGCAATTAGGGAAGAAAGTAAGATGTTTATACAATTCTTCTAaggcaggggttccctaa
- the LOC139964184 gene encoding uncharacterized protein isoform X3 gives MAMIAAVVAAHPSSAPPAEPPRLTCGNACGYDDWFDRAHCNNRNLSVVPIVDGCDAVQVLEVQGNHISRISSDCLEGYRYVTSLDASENVIAVIEPGAFAGLPEMEHLLLFQNEITALENDTFMGTIMLSSINLNQNKIVEISENVLWGLTELTSIFLSNNRISHLARNIFQGLFKLKDLSISNNKLVEIEEDLFKGLIRVSSIYLNDNRLVNIPSGLFNGLTALQSVYLSNNRLISIPAPTQLGLTSGLIVIVLQDNDITEASDIIPYMDLSESVFFGGNPFRCGCDFATVQELYFNNSLHEQPGYNQAIQVTCISGERSFPIDQPLPVEFCPENGEMKDEVPVTSTIIVPESSGIFVQTSSESYDNVTSDNSADPCICKCPCDTSDVQVSITFSDWLVIYIASIVTLHVIWQLGKKVRCLYNSSKAGVP, from the coding sequence ATGGCCATGATTGCTGCAGTTGTGGCAGCCCATCCCTCCTCTGCTCCTCCAGCGGAGCCTCCAAGATTGACATGTGGAAATGCTTGCGGCTACGATGACTGGTTTGATCGTGCTCATTGTAATAACCGGAATCTTTCCGTGGTTCCAATAGTGGATGGCTGCGATGCTGTGCAAGTTCTGGAAGTTCAGGGGAACCACATTAGTCGAATCTCTAGTGACTGTTTGGAAGGTTACAGATATGTGACCAGCCTTGACGCATCAGAAAATGTCATTGCTGTGATAGAGCCAGGAGCATTCGCAGGGTTACCTGAAATGGAACACTTGTTGCTTTTCCAAAACGAAATAACCGCACTTGAAAATGACACTTTTATGGGTACAATAATGTTATCTTCAATCAATTTGAATCAAAACAAGATCGTAGAAATCTCCGAAAATGTGTTGTGGGGTCTAACTGAATTAACATCGATTTTCTTGAGCAATAATCGTATATCGCACTTGGCACGGAATATATTTCAAGGATTGTTTAAATTAAAAGATCTGTCAATAAGTAATAATAAGTTGGTTGAAATTGAAGAAGACCTCTTCAAAGGTCTTATTAGAGTAAGTAGCATTTATCTTAATGATAATAGGCTCGTAAATATCCCGTCAGGTCTCTTTAATGGCCTTACGGCATTACAGAGTGTTTACCTATCTAATAATAGGTTAATATCGATTCCTGCCCCAACTCAGCTAGGGCTCACCTCTGGCTTAATTGTGATAGTCTTACAAGACAACGACATTACCGAAGCCTCGGATATCATTCCATATATGGATTTATCAGAAAGCGTTTTCTTTGGCGGCAATCCGTTTCGGTGTGGCTGTGATTTTGCCACAGTTCAAGAGTTATATTTCAACAACTCTTTACACGAACAACCGGGTTATAATCAAGCAATCCAAGTAACGTGCATTTCGGGAGAAAGATCTTTCCCGATTGATCAACCACTACCTGTGGAGTTTTGCCCAGAGAATGGAGAAATGAAAGATGAAGTTCCAGTTACATCAACAATTATTGTACCAGAGTCAAGTGGAATATTCGTGCAGACAAGCTCTGAGTCTTACGACAATGTGACGTCAGACAATTCTGCAGATCCTTGTATTTGTAAATGTCCATGTGACACCTCTGATGTACAGGTATCTATCACTTTCTCTGATTGGTTAGTTATATACATTGCTAGTATAGTAACACTTCACGTCATATGGCAATTAGGGAAGAAAGTAAGATGTTTATACAATTCTTCTAaggcaggggttccctaa